The DNA sequence TGCACACCCCACtcattatcttaatttttattgtctTGTCAATCGAGAATTATTACCTAAGGGCAGCTCTCAACCAACACAAGCGGTAATTTCTAGTAGACTGTGTGATGATTGGCTTGTTTGACCATGCTATCGGCTGCCGTCTTCAATTgttgatatatttgtttcataatAATCCTtgcaattttcataaaaatcctTGCAAATGTGGTATTAGTCACCTTCATTTTGTTTATAGGTGCTCCATAAGAATTAAGTTAAGTAATAGCCTTTCTAGTATTATTACAAGGATTGGGCAAGAACCAAACCATATTTGATGCAGATGAAGGGCTATATAATTAGCAAAAAATATGGGTGAGGATGATTGTATTTGGGCTGTCTTGGTGCTTCAACCTATTGAACAATTCAATATTTTAGGGGCTATTGACTTTGGGGAGATcaatgtttataaataattcatGTGATTATTGagtcaattataattttttgatggttgtttagttgtgcaggATGAGATATTGAAAACTGTTGAAAAAATTGATAGCTCGTTCTAATCTCCTAAagatttaagaaaatatatcaTGAAGGCAACAAACTAACTAGTTAAGGATAATACAGAATTAACTTGAACTAAGATAAggtaaattaaactaaaataagcATATGCTAACATACCCTGTCAAGTTGGAGCATGATGCGCCCCGTAATGGCTAACTTGCACAATATAGCACTAAGTAGATAACATTTGAATTAGTGAAGTAAGAAGGTAACGTTTGAATCAGTGAAAAAgataatatatgatttattaaagtAGATAGCACCTGAATTGACATAGTAGATAGTACCAGGATAAACAAAGTCAAAAGTATTGTTTAGACAAGGATTGATTTCTCACAAGATCTTCTAAGAAAATGCCATCAAGTCATACATAATTTGTTCTTGATTAAAACATTCTTATTGCAAGTGCTTTAGAACTTAATGAAGAACTTGATAGGGAATGATTTTTGTATGTAAGATATCATGTAAGCCTGGATATTATTAGTTTGGATGGCAGGCCATATATTGTCAGTGACAGTGTATTGTTGAAATGAGACTTGGTCTTCATTCCTATTAGgttaagcttttgctttttaTTGAGCCTGTGTGATATGTGTTTAGTTAGCATCTAACAAGGGAGTAGAGCTTGTTAATTTATGTGTGCTACATGGCAAATCTAGAAGACTGGGTGGGGGGTACATTATATACAACTAATTGTCTCCCCAcatcaattattaaataaatttggatTTAAACCTTATAAAATTTGGTCTTTCTTCCTCTAAGTGTAAGCTCCTATGGAATATTTCTTCGGTCTGCATCTAGCAGTGTTCACTTCTAGTGCAGGAAAAATTACCATAGGATATGtagttattaaaatatttacctTAAACCAAACACATCTTGCTTTTAAAATTTGCTAAGGTGATGGCATAGTAGCTTACATTACCATGATAGGATATGATGTTAAGAAAGGGCACTCATtgttataattttcttaaaaaaattaaaatttataatatttaaacagagatggGTGACCTTAGCGTGATGAATTATATCAAATATGGTAATGTTTGATAGGCAGCTAAATGTGCCCCATACCTTTTTAACTCATGATTCCTAGTTTAAGTTGGCTAAACAAATTTCAAGTTTAAGTTAAGATTTCTGTTTTAAAACTACATTTCAAGGTTATCTAGATTTTgtaaatagttttattaaatttggGTTAAACCTTGTACAAGTCAAGTTGTAGCTCTCTGGTACTCAGTAGACTTACATGCCAATATTCACTGAAATTCTTATGCCTATAGTTGGCCGTCAGCAGATATAAAGCTTTCATTTGGACTGCTTAAGAGGAGtctcatatttaattacatCCTCTAAATgctttatgttgtttttgtgtATGTAGAAAAACTGATTTCTTATGCTTTACAAACTTACAAGCCTAGATAAGATAAAATATGAACTAACAAGATATTGACAGGTGGTGTAGTAACTAAGGTTCTTGATAAGGGTAATATGAAATCAAACTAAACTAACAATGTTAAAAGTGTTGTTTCTATATTTTAGCTgcactaaatttaattttatgtgcttgaattatttttcttttttgggctAGAACTTGAAAATATGCTATTTCTTTGGGCCATCGATTGTAACTTTGAACCAAGATAACTAAAACTCTGTGTAATACATGCATTACTTCTAAATCCACACAAATCATTCCACAATTTATGTTCTCCTTTGTGTTTAATGATCGTATTTAAAACTCTGTGAATGTGCGTAATACATGCATCACTTCTAAATTTCCCCAACTCATTCTACAAATTTATGTTCTACTTTAtgattaataattgtattaattcATTTTGGTGAATTTGTTGTCAGACACAATCTCAAAAATATCGGCGGTTCATGATTTATGTTCACTCAAAGGGTATGATAGTTGATGATGAATATGTAATCTTAGGGTCTGCCAACATCAACCAAAGATCACTAGATGGCTCCAGGGATACTGAAATAGCTATGGGTGCTTATCAACCAAATCATACATGGACTCACAAAAAGCAGCATCCACATGGTCAGGTTGGTGAAAGTCGCATTCTATTAAGATCTTTTTGggctcttgtttttttattctcattatCCAACTGCAAGTATTTGTTAGTTTCAATCCTACCATATAATGAAATCAGGAATTCTTTATGATTAATGTTCTCATGACTATTTTAAATGTCATTACATTCGAAAAGTGTAAAGCATAGTGTATATTTATTTCCTGTTGGTTTGTTTAGACATTATGAATCCTGTTTTCTGAAATCTATTTTGTCTGGAATTGTATAGTAATCACCTAGTACAGGGAGGATGTCTCTGTTGAGTCTGGTTTGTGTCATTTCTTTGATCAGTGTTTTGAATTAGTGTTGTCCCAGAATTACATATAACTTGGtgttcatttattttcataattaattagcTTCGCTAAAaggaaaatattttatgtttccttttttgttATTCTAGGGAAACATATGATGTTTGGAAAGCTTTATTTTCTGGGTGTGAATCAAATTTGACAAATTATGTTGTTAAGTCTATTGCTTGCTGTTGTGGTTGATAATATTTTTGCAGTTTTGTGAGTGCCTATGAAACCTATATATTGACTCGATGACATATTTCTATCTATGATAATATTTCTTGTTCTCTTTAAATTTCCTTTTAAGTGATGTTGCAAATTTCAGGGAGTCACTTGAACTAAAGCAATGCTGATTGTAATATAAAGTTCTAAAGATAAGCCCCAGCTTTGTGACTATCTTTGTTTACTAAGTATTTGAATAAGACCTCATAAAATGTTTAGTTATTCTCTTCGATAATCATTTGAAGGCTTAAAACTTGCTGTCACTAATAGATTTGTGTTACAGGTATACGGGTACAGGAAGTCACTCTGGAGTGAGCATCTTGGGAAGTTTGATCCTAGCTTGGAGGAACCTGAGGAGTTGAAATGTGTGCAATCTGTGAATTCGATAGCTGATGAGAACTGGTCATTATATACTGTTGATGAAGTTGTTCCATTGAAGTCACACATTGTGAAGTACCCAATTTCGGTGAAGGATAATGGTGAGGTTGAACCTCTTCCTGGCTGGGACTTATTCCCTGATGTTGGTGGCAAAGTTCTACAGCAGCCTTCCTCCTTTTCTACTTCCCTTCCTTCCGAATTAACAACGTAATGCATCATTGATTCACTGCATGAACAGGCTCTCACCCAGATTTATTTCGCTTgctgattgtgatttattagtgTTCTCGAAGTGGTTGTGGCAAATGTGATTTGATTATAAAGTATTTATCATTATCGGAGTGGATTTGTGTGGattttattgtaatttgtgGAAGTTTATGTTGGATTTATAATGCAAACCAAGCTCATATATGTAAATCAATTTCAGAAATTTGCGGTGCCACTCTGATGAAATGCATTTGCCTGTTTTGTTTCAGAATGAGAAGATACCATGAATGGTAGCTTGTATTCCTGTTGTGCAGCGTTTGGTGGATCAGATCATGGGCTGAAATCACACAAATTGCATGATAAGGTATGtataaacacatttttttttagaataattttttgttctattttatcTTTTGCTATTGAAATTGAAACAACTGACGACCTATTTGTTCACACgatttgaataaatatttttgtctcTAGATATAACAAATCTCATTGTTACATATCCTATGGCTTTCACTCAATGGCTTCAGTGAAAacatatttattcttttattcaaAATGCTCAAGCGAAAAGCATTAGAAAGGTGCTTtgtgattttcctttttttttctatttttcaagaCATGTTGGAGCTCTTTTATTAAGTTCACtagattgctttatttttctctGCAGAGTCACATTTTTTATTCTGAATTACTTCATTATCGTATATCTGagtttcagtattttttttgtttgtgcttTTCACCGTGTCAGGACgttttctctttaattttttttaatttacatatatataaaatcatattttcatatatgtgtGTACATGTACCCATGGAAAAtgggtatgtttttttttaaatgaatttctAATTCCGCCCCATATGATCTTTCAGTTTTTAAGACTTCTTGTCTGTCttgaaaatatattatgatgttatatatatatatatataaacaaatatgtagGGTGCAGGAAAAGTATAGACAAAATCCACAAAGCATGGGTTTCTTATGGGCTTTTGATACTTCCCTAGATTAGGAAATAATATTAGCTCTACTGGGTGTTGCCTAGCTAATGGTAAACTTAATCTCTCTACGGGGCCATTTCTATTTGGTCTTAGTACGGATTTAGGTTTGAGCGAACTAACTCTCACCTATTAAGCTATTCTAAGTGGCCTTCTCTAGAATATGAACTAATACATTTATCTGTTAATCATGGAGCTGATGTCAGGTACCTAACATTCTTGAACATTTTCCACCAGaactttgattttgttttttttattcaggGTGTACTAAAACtgtaaaagagaaagagaatgaGGAGGTAGAGAGAAAGCTTTACAAATCACATAAACAATAGTACATAGAGGTAGAGTGTTCCTGGGAAAGAGTTTTTCAGGCTTCCTCTTGACTGCTTTAACATTctaatggaagaagaaattcacaaacttgaaatttattaaaacttattatattaaaaactagTAAAACTTACAATACTGGAGAGAGTTCTACACAAGATACAAAGATAAAAGTTGAGGCTTTGGAGGTTGATCTCCTCTGTTTATAGAGGATTACATGACTCAATTATTGACTAGTAACATTATTGCTTATGTGAGACTCAATTATTAAGACTTTATTATTGAGTTTTCTTTTCAAGTGCAGCTCTTAAATAATCTTTGGAAACATCAGTTTCAAGAATTAAATCATCTTTGTGAAGTGGTAAACTAATTTTAAGTAAATTAACACCTGTTTTATTTGTCGAATTGGTTAAGTGATTTTTTCATCTATGAATGGAACATTCTTGATAGTCATCTTTTGTTAaggattttttaatttagccaAATGTTCAATATATGCTTCGGCATAATTTatgcattttaaaaatcattttagtTTAACATTTTCGAGTTTATCTGGaaatgtattgattttttttttttctaaactaTGTGATTGTAATTCAATGCCATTGAGTCTATCATGAGACCTAAAAATgccatctttgattttgttattttggctTTCTTTTGGAAAGAGAAAATCCATTCTCATAGCATTTCAATGCTAaaatttgtagattttttttagtttcttccAAAGTGTTTGAAGTGATTAAAATATCATTGGCATAGACATggataaatttttcatatggtATCAATTCGTCATTTAAATATCCGGGGTGCACATTTTAGGCTAAAGGGCATAATTAGATATTCATAATGACTATGAGGAGTGCTGATAGCAGTTAGAGGCATGCTTTCAGGTGTCAATTTAATTTGTCAAAAGCCAGATTTccaatcaaattttaaataaattcttttaCCCCTAAGGTTTCTTATGCTTTCAGGTGTAttgatttagttgtttataATTTACAAGCATGGGAGATTTtcctcattttaatttttttttggattcttCCCTATCTACTTCACTATACTTCATTGGTTTTACCGTGATTATCTTATTTGAGTTTacaatttgtatttttgcatAAAACATAGTTTTTATCTAGAAGGTCAAGGATCTTGAGAAAAACATTGATTTAAGTATGGAATGTCTATATCTTGTATTGATAAGAGAGAAATCAGAGAGTAGGTTGGTGTaacatgtttataatttttgtctttgttttgaAAATGTGTTATGGTTTGACTGAAGGCTTGCCAAATCCTTGAAAGTCTTGTGTTATTTTGGATTCTTCTCTATCTGGTTCACTATACCTCATTGGTTTTTACTGTGATTTATCGTATTTGGGTTTATGAGCTGTATTTCTGCATAAAGCATAGTTTTTATCCAGAAGGCCAAACGATCTTAAGAAAAACATTGATTTAAGTATGGAATGTCTATATCTTGTATTAATAAGAGAGAAAACATAGAGTAGGTTGGTGTAACATgcttattctttttgtttttgttttgaatgtgtTATGGTTTGACTGAAGGCTTGTTAGATCCTTGAAAGTCTTGTGTTATTTTGGATTCTTCTCTATCGGGTTCACCATACCTCATTAGTTTTACTGTAATTATCATATTTGGGTTTATGAACTGTATTTCTGCAAAAATCATAGTTTTTATCCAGAAAGCCAAAGGATCTTCAGAAAACATTAATTTAAGTATGGAATGTCTATATCTTGTATtaataagagagaaatcataGAGTAGTTTGGTGTAACATACTTAttctttttgtctttgttttgaATGTGTTATGGTTTGACTGAAGGCTTTGTCAGATCCTTAAattcttgtttaatttcataGTGTGTCAAAAATGATATTCATTTATTAGTTTGTTGATATTTAATGaatgttaatataaaattattgccTAATAGTATTTCTGCATGGCTTAATGTACCAAGGCAAAAGGTGGACATTTTAttctataattttctaaaatgaTGTCAGTATTTTTAATAGCTTTATTCCATTGATAATTTTTCTTTCCTGAGAAGTCATTTCCTATTAATagtatgcataaaaaaaaaattctgtttTATAAGTTTTATGTCTAAGTCTGTTGATTTATAGACATTGTATGGACTATACAAGACTAGTCATTCAGGTGTGGATGTTAATGTCcgatttatattttaatttctatatatttaGACGGTTTTCTATCTTCGGTGTCTCCCAACATTTTAGACCATTTTGTATGTATtgggcatttttttttaaaattttacatactttttgatgttatttaatAATTCCTTATGTTGTTTCCTTGTTAAAGTTAAATGATTGTAAAATGATCAATCGTTTAAACAATTGTACCATCTATCACGGAGCAtttgttgttttgcatgattaCCCCTCTGGGAATTAATGTTTTTAAGCCCGGTAAATTGATACACTTCATTTAGTCATATAGGCGAtccatattttcaaatttattgtggtcatattgtcggttaattattattattattattattattattaaatcacTGAAATTTGgttaaatatcattttgatcattgaattttaatttatttcgaATTGCTCACTAAAGTTAATAATCATTTCGGAAGTAAGTCACTCAATGGATAAGTATCTTCATTAGTTGATGGAGAAGTCGAGAAAAGTCTAGTCAGTCCACCGTCAAGAGTGATCTATTGTCTCCACGTTAACTAATAAAGATGTTAATTTATTGGGTGACTTGCTTCTGAAATGATTAATAACTTTAGTGAGCATTtcgaaataaatcaaaattcaatgattaaaataatattttgaccAGAGTCCAAtgatttaacaaaaaaacaaagaaaattaacTCATACTGGCCTATTCTTATTTTGCTATAATCATATAAACTTTATTGAAAGGGATTTCATTGTCAAgtagtaaatataaatattttttttaaaaaaaaattattattgtggATTGTaaggtaaataataaatatcttgAATGGATAtcatattatagttattttttattttgggcaGCGAATTTTAACTTATATTATCTTGAtcaatcaattttaatttgtattcatAAGGAGAGTGCTCTAGAGAATTCTAAGGCGAATTTGATAACATATGCTGCCACATTAACACCAATTCACATCTTTATCTACATACAAAGGTATGTCATGCCATTAAAAAGGACCATGTGGCCACTCTTATTGACACGTCATATGTTATGCTGACCAAATGATATGGTTAATAAAAATGGTCATGTGACTCTCTTTAATGATATGACATATTAATATACGTAGATAAAACGTGAATTGGTGTTGAAATGACAAATTATGCATGAATGTCATCAAATTCTCCCCATGGTCCCCTCGGCACTTTCACTGTAAACACAAATTAAAGTTAGATGactaaaataattcaaattgaatttcgatattcaaaatgaaaaataactaTAGTACAGTACCAACTTAAAAAACTTACCCAATGATTGTAGGTGCTCAAGCCCCTTCCCCATAgcggcatatatatatatatatatatatatatatatatttttcataagaaACACAATATTTATTACAATTGTGCATTTATACAAGTTCAATAAGATTtagaaacaaatatatacagTTGGGAGGTAAATCCATTGGATTCCATCTCAAATAATGCCTAGTACATAATCCAACCCATCCCCATTAAACGTCACCATGTGATTTCAGCATCACAAGCACCAGAAATAGTGACTCTAGGCCATGACCTTCAATGCTTGAACATCAATGTGTGACAAACATGCTGTTGTGATAATGGATATGGGCCCAACAAAATGATGAGGGTAAAAGTGTCTTTTCaaacttatctttttattagAAGGGTATACATGTAAATAGTGTGGTTTGTGAGGGTATACATACAATACGATCTTTTGGATAGGAATAGACCTCAAAATAATTCCTTTATTATTGTcaagtcatatttttttagtcaCTCTATTATGAAATGCACTCACTTGGtccatttatttttctcaattgGGAAATGTCGGTCCTTGCCCTAACGATCGCTATTGTCACCGTCTATTTTTAC is a window from the Dioscorea cayenensis subsp. rotundata cultivar TDr96_F1 chromosome 2, TDr96_F1_v2_PseudoChromosome.rev07_lg8_w22 25.fasta, whole genome shotgun sequence genome containing:
- the LOC120277609 gene encoding phospholipase D delta-like, which translates into the protein MMYEIIGQELKSKGLKDAHPTHYLNFYCLVNRELLPKGSSQPTQATQSQKYRRFMIYVHSKGMIVDDEYVILGSANINQRSLDGSRDTEIAMGAYQPNHTWTHKKQHPHGQVYGYRKSLWSEHLGKFDPSLEEPEELKCVQSVNSIADENWSLYTVDEVVPLKSHIVKYPISVKDNGEVEPLPGWDLFPDVGGKVLQQPSSFSTSLPSELTTMRRYHEW